In Acidaminococcales bacterium, the genomic window GATTCGCTGATTGGGCCGCATATCGAAGGGGCTTCCGATATACAAAGGATTATCGCCGGCAATTACCTCCTGCGAAATTGAACAGGGAACTGCCCGGCGGCGCAATACGTTCAAAACGGCACAGGCCGAAATATAGCAAAATACGAGGAGGTTATTTAGTATGGATTACAAATGTCTTAGTTGCGAACTGAAAGACGGGATCGCGACCATCAAAATGAACCGGCCCAAAGAATTGAACGCCATGTCCACGCCTATGTTTGAAGAACTGCTTGATTTGTTCCCCAAAGTGGATCTTGACCCTAACGTAAGAGTCGTGATCCTCACCGGGGAAGGACGGGCTTTCTGCGCGGGCGGCGACGTCGCCGAAATGAAAGAGGGCTACGGCGGGGCGACCGGTTTTTACCGGCACATGGAACTGGTCAACAAATCCGTCATTGCTTTGACCGAATTGTCCAAACCGGTCATCGCGGCGGTAAACGGCGTGGCTACCGGCGCCGGCATGAATATCGCCTTGGCGGCCGATATCGCCATTGCCTCCGACAAAGCCAAGTTCTCGGAGATTTTCGGCAACGTAGGGCTGGCGCCGGACGTTGGCGGCACCTATCTTCTGCCGCGCCTGGTCGGCAGGCAGAAAGCCAAAGAAATCGTTTTCTCCTTCCGCATGATCGATGCCGCCGAAGCGTTGCAGCTCGGTTTGGTGACCAAAGTCGTGCCGCTGGAAGAACTGATGGGCGAAGTCAACAAACTGGCCGCGAAAATCGCGCAGGGGCCGACGCTTGCTTTTGCCCTCGGCAAAAAATTGATCAACCGCTCCTTTGAAACCGACATCCGTACCATGCTCGACCTGGAAAGCCTGTCGCAGTCCATTGCCGGAGTTTCCCACGACCACAAGGAAGGGACCAACGCTTTCTTTGAAAAACGGCCGACGAAATTCACCGGCGAATAAAATAAAAAAGGATATATGCGCTGAGAGGAACGTATCTTAATGAAAATAATAGTATGCGTTAAACAAATACCCGATCCGGAACAATTCGTCGCGAAAATCAATCCGGAAACAAAAACGTTGATCCGCGAAGGCTTTTCCGGCGTCATCAATTCTTTTGACGGCTACGCTTTGGAAATGGCCGTAAGGCTCAAAGAAAGCGTTGAAGGCTCTACCGTCGCCGTCCTCGCCATGAGCGCGCCCAATGCCAAAAGCATGCTGCAAATATGTTTGTCGGTAGGCGCCGACAAGGCTTTCTTAGTAACGGGGGCGGCCGGGTCCGATACGATGGGGACAAGCCTCGTCCTCTCTCGCGCCATTCGCAAAATAGAAGAGGAAGACGGGCCTTTTGACGCCATCTTCTGCGGCCGGCAGGCCACCGACGGCTATACCGGCTTTGTCGGCCCGGAGCTGGCCGAAAGGCTGAACCTTGCGCAAGTTACTTTCGTAACCGACATATCGGCGCAGGGGCAGCTTCTTAAAGCGAAACGGGAAAACAACAACGGCTTTGAAATCATCGAAACCGCCATGCCGGCTTTGTTCACCGTAACGAAAACCGACTATGAGCCGCGCTTTCCTACCGTAAGGTCAAGGCTGGCGTCGCTTAAAGCGCCCATTCACAATATGGATTTGGCGGGACTTGGCATCGACGCGGACCTGGTAGGGCTGAAAGGCGCCAAAGTGGAAGTGACGAACGTATCCGAGCCCGAACAAAAGAGGGCCGGCATAATCATTACCGTAGAGGATCCCGGCGCAGCCGCGGCGCAGTTAGGCAAAATTTTAAACGAAAAGAACCTGATATAACAGGCCGGCCTATCTTCTGGGAGATGACGGGGGAAAGGACGGTGCCTTTCCCCGCCGGCCTCTGTTTCACAAAACGCTTTTGGGGCAAAGAAAGATGGGAGCATGCAGGAATATGGAAGAATATAAAAACTTCTGGGTAATAGTTGAACTGGCCGATGGAAAGCCTAAAGGCGTCGGTTTTGAACTGTTAAATCCCGGCAAACAGCTGGCAGAACAAAAAAACGAGAAAATCGTCGCGGTGATAATCGGCAAAAACGCCGGCGCCAGCGCGAACCAGGCCATAGCGTACGGCGCCGGCGAGGTTATTGTGGTTGAGAACGAAAAACTCGACGAATATTC contains:
- a CDS encoding electron transfer flavoprotein subunit beta/FixA family protein, with product MKIIVCVKQIPDPEQFVAKINPETKTLIREGFSGVINSFDGYALEMAVRLKESVEGSTVAVLAMSAPNAKSMLQICLSVGADKAFLVTGAAGSDTMGTSLVLSRAIRKIEEEDGPFDAIFCGRQATDGYTGFVGPELAERLNLAQVTFVTDISAQGQLLKAKRENNNGFEIIETAMPALFTVTKTDYEPRFPTVRSRLASLKAPIHNMDLAGLGIDADLVGLKGAKVEVTNVSEPEQKRAGIIITVEDPGAAAAQLGKILNEKNLI
- a CDS encoding enoyl-CoA hydratase/isomerase family protein — protein: MDYKCLSCELKDGIATIKMNRPKELNAMSTPMFEELLDLFPKVDLDPNVRVVILTGEGRAFCAGGDVAEMKEGYGGATGFYRHMELVNKSVIALTELSKPVIAAVNGVATGAGMNIALAADIAIASDKAKFSEIFGNVGLAPDVGGTYLLPRLVGRQKAKEIVFSFRMIDAAEALQLGLVTKVVPLEELMGEVNKLAAKIAQGPTLAFALGKKLINRSFETDIRTMLDLESLSQSIAGVSHDHKEGTNAFFEKRPTKFTGE